A region from the Campylobacter subantarcticus LMG 24377 genome encodes:
- a CDS encoding flagellar hook-basal body protein — protein sequence MQNGYYQATGAMVTQFNRLDVVTNNLANVNTSGYKRDNVVIADFKRIFKETQDELPIENHTRDAARFVNTTIDRVPQVNHVYTNFSVGSMKMTHNPLDLALAREDTFYLIKTNNGEVRLSQDGNFQLDDEGYLVNRQGYRVLSSDYFNNPENDGIRVGDSTSFINVDKNGIISASNQDIARLFVAQVDDLRDLQKDGDNMYKIDNLNKIRDLPNSSAVKQGFTQGSNVNPVTEMVGLIEANRMVEMYQKVMTSHMDDLNQEAINKLASTK from the coding sequence ATGCAAAATGGTTATTATCAAGCTACTGGTGCTATGGTTACACAGTTTAATCGTTTGGATGTTGTGACTAATAATCTAGCAAATGTTAATACAAGTGGCTATAAAAGAGATAATGTTGTTATTGCAGATTTTAAAAGGATTTTTAAAGAAACTCAAGATGAGTTACCTATAGAAAATCACACAAGAGATGCTGCAAGATTTGTAAATACAACTATAGATAGAGTTCCGCAAGTTAATCATGTTTACACTAATTTTAGTGTGGGTTCTATGAAAATGACACATAATCCTTTAGATTTGGCTCTTGCTCGTGAGGATACTTTTTATTTGATCAAGACCAATAATGGAGAAGTAAGATTAAGCCAGGATGGAAATTTCCAACTTGATGATGAGGGTTATTTAGTAAATCGTCAAGGATATAGAGTTTTAAGTAGTGATTATTTTAATAATCCTGAAAATGATGGTATACGTGTAGGAGATTCTACTTCTTTTATTAATGTAGATAAAAATGGAATAATTAGTGCGTCTAATCAAGATATAGCAAGATTATTCGTAGCACAGGTTGATGATTTAAGAGATTTGCAAAAAGATGGCGATAATATGTATAAAATTGATAATTTAAATAAAATTAGAGATTTGCCTAATTCTAGTGCCGTAAAGCAAGGTTTCACCCAAGGTTCAAATGTTAATCCAGTTACAGAAATGGTAGGATTAATAGAGGCAAATAGAATGGTTGAGATGTATCAAAAAGTCATGACATCTCATATGGATGATTTAAATCAAGAAGCTATTAATAAATTAGCAAGTACTAAATAA
- the rpoD gene encoding RNA polymerase sigma factor RpoD produces MANGTNVLEELFKENSKDYITYEKLVKYFAKLPNTTSAKKIHDLMDKYKVELISSAEIAKKRNLEEAKKLQEEKQKLQDTSLENEFDLANENDLLEWSRSDSPVRMYLREMGQIALLNKDEEIEISKKIELGEDIIIDAFCSVPYLIDFILDYKEPLINRERRVKELFKSFEDDDKSDDDKSDDEVDHEDDGEHEESENSNEKKPKKTSKKEDERTLKVIESFKALEKAKKEWLKTISTINAEKNNDELLDKLIIAFKKNILKEKLMDLGPTSKLISEIVKSMETALKSDEEFDKELKRLEYRLPMFSDELKQRHQDILKDITKLSKEEIAERALETTMVSTYMEIKKLIQTKEASQNSFDLEKDQLKEILEQIKRGKKISDEAKTRMAKSNLRLVVSIAKRYTNRGLPFLDLIQEGNIGLMKAVDKFEYKRGYKFSTYATWWIRQAISRAIADQARTIRIPIHMIETINQINKIIREYLQKEGKEPDVSIIAKEVGLSVDKVKQVIKITKEPISLEAPISNEDDGKFGDFVEDRTSISPMDHILKDDLKEQIDEVLDQLNDREKAVIRMRFGLMDDESDRTLEEIGKELNVTRERVRQIESSAIKKLKHPKVGRKLKNYIEGWK; encoded by the coding sequence ATGGCTAATGGAACTAATGTTTTAGAAGAACTTTTCAAAGAAAACTCTAAAGATTATATCACATATGAAAAACTTGTCAAGTATTTTGCAAAGCTTCCAAATACAACAAGTGCTAAAAAAATCCATGATTTAATGGATAAATACAAAGTGGAATTAATTTCCTCAGCCGAAATTGCTAAAAAAAGAAATTTAGAAGAAGCAAAAAAATTACAAGAAGAAAAACAAAAATTACAAGATACAAGTTTAGAAAATGAATTTGATTTAGCCAATGAAAATGATTTGCTTGAGTGGAGTAGATCAGACTCTCCTGTTAGAATGTATTTAAGAGAAATGGGACAAATTGCTCTTTTAAACAAAGATGAAGAAATTGAAATTTCTAAAAAAATTGAATTAGGCGAAGACATTATCATTGATGCATTTTGTTCAGTGCCTTATTTGATTGACTTTATTTTAGATTATAAAGAACCTTTAATCAACAGAGAAAGAAGAGTTAAAGAACTTTTTAAAAGCTTTGAAGATGATGATAAAAGTGATGATGATAAAAGTGATGATGAAGTAGACCATGAAGATGATGGCGAACACGAAGAAAGCGAAAACTCAAACGAAAAAAAACCTAAAAAAACTAGCAAAAAAGAAGATGAGAGAACTTTAAAAGTTATAGAAAGTTTTAAAGCTCTAGAAAAAGCAAAAAAGGAGTGGCTTAAAACTATTTCTACCATTAATGCAGAAAAAAACAACGATGAGTTATTGGATAAACTAATCATCGCCTTTAAGAAAAACATACTAAAAGAAAAATTAATGGATCTAGGTCCTACTTCAAAACTCATTTCTGAGATCGTAAAATCCATGGAAACTGCATTAAAAAGTGATGAGGAATTTGACAAAGAATTAAAACGTCTAGAGTATCGCTTACCGATGTTTTCAGATGAACTCAAACAAAGACACCAAGATATTTTAAAAGATATTACTAAACTCAGCAAAGAAGAAATCGCTGAACGCGCTTTAGAAACAACTATGGTTAGCACCTATATGGAAATTAAAAAACTAATCCAAACCAAAGAAGCTAGTCAAAATTCTTTTGACTTAGAAAAAGATCAATTAAAAGAAATTCTAGAACAAATCAAACGTGGTAAAAAAATCTCAGATGAAGCTAAAACAAGAATGGCCAAATCAAATTTACGTTTGGTTGTAAGCATTGCTAAAAGATATACCAACCGAGGTTTGCCGTTTTTAGATCTAATCCAAGAAGGCAATATAGGTCTAATGAAAGCAGTGGATAAATTTGAATACAAACGTGGATATAAGTTTTCAACTTATGCAACTTGGTGGATTAGACAAGCCATTTCAAGAGCTATTGCTGATCAAGCAAGAACGATTAGAATTCCTATTCATATGATAGAAACTATCAATCAAATCAATAAAATCATTCGCGAGTATTTGCAAAAAGAAGGCAAAGAACCCGATGTAAGCATCATCGCTAAAGAAGTAGGCCTTAGCGTGGATAAAGTAAAACAAGTGATTAAAATCACCAAAGAGCCGATTTCGCTTGAAGCACCTATTAGCAATGAGGATGATGGTAAATTTGGAGATTTTGTAGAAGATAGAACTTCAATTTCGCCTATGGATCATATCTTAAAAGATGATTTAAAAGAACAAATTGATGAAGTTTTAGATCAACTTAATGATAGAGAAAAAGCTGTTATTAGAATGCGCTTTGGATTAATGGATGATGAGAGTGATAGAACCTTAGAAGAAATCGGTAAAGAATTAAATGTTACAAGAGAAAGAGTAAGACAAATAGAAAGCTCGGCAATCAAAAAACTTAAGCATCCAAAAGTTGGTAGAAAGCTGAAAAATTACATAGAAGGTTGGAAATAA
- a CDS encoding RNA degradosome polyphosphate kinase: MQIQPSMYINRELSWLAFNSRVLDQCSKDLPLLEKLKFIAIYCTNLDEFYMIRVAGLKQLFVAGIGTTSNDEMTPLAQLKAIRNYLHEEKYVVEQYFTKITQELEKENLFIRSYEKLDEDLKQQCNEHFFSNIFPVIVPIAVDATHPFPHLNNLSFSLAVKLCDPMHPELLKFGMIRIPRVLPRFYQVSSNIYVPIESIVRHHTEHIFPGYKLLSSAAFRVTRNADMEIEEEEADDFMLILEQGLKLRRKGAFIRLQIEKGADEQLIDFLSSHMNIFHKDIYEYSILLNLPSLWQIISNKEFTHLLSPVYTPKILPPFGDNVSIFSAIDKQDILAIQPYESFEPVYQFIKEASKDPKVVSIRMTLYRVEKNSSIVQALIDAASEGKQVTVMVELKARFDEENNLHWAKSLENAGAHVIYGITGFKVHAKVAQVIRKEGDKLKIYNHLSTGNYNASSAKIYTDVSYFTSKEEYSQDTTTFFHILSGYSKSRRLKTLSMSPKQIKERILDMIATEISYGKNGMIIAKMNALVDGEVIEALYNASNKGVKTELIVRGICCLRPGVKGYSENIKVRSIVGKYLEHARILYFKHTAPNYFISSADWMPRNLERRLELMTPIFDEHSRAKLAQILKLQLSDNDLAYELDSEGVYRKVILSDAEKNNNSQQILEEYISRIFNTLKKDTDHSRAAHLATKLFRDS, from the coding sequence ATGCAAATTCAACCATCAATGTATATTAATAGAGAACTTTCTTGGCTTGCATTTAATTCCCGTGTTTTGGATCAATGCTCCAAAGATCTTCCTTTGCTTGAAAAACTTAAATTTATTGCTATATACTGTACAAATTTAGATGAGTTTTATATGATAAGAGTAGCTGGATTAAAACAGCTTTTTGTAGCAGGAATAGGTACAACAAGTAATGATGAAATGACTCCTCTTGCGCAGCTTAAAGCTATTAGAAATTATTTACATGAAGAAAAATACGTAGTGGAACAGTATTTTACTAAAATCACCCAAGAATTAGAAAAGGAAAATTTATTCATTCGTTCTTATGAGAAGCTTGATGAGGATTTAAAACAACAATGTAATGAGCATTTTTTTTCCAACATTTTTCCTGTGATAGTACCAATTGCAGTTGATGCAACTCATCCTTTTCCACACTTAAATAATCTTTCTTTTTCTTTGGCAGTGAAGCTTTGCGATCCGATGCACCCTGAACTTTTGAAATTTGGTATGATTCGTATACCTAGAGTTTTGCCAAGATTTTATCAAGTGAGTTCTAATATTTATGTGCCTATAGAAAGTATAGTGCGTCATCACACAGAGCATATTTTTCCTGGTTATAAGCTTTTATCATCTGCTGCTTTTAGGGTTACTAGAAATGCAGATATGGAGATAGAAGAAGAAGAGGCTGATGATTTTATGTTGATTTTGGAGCAGGGCTTGAAGCTTCGTAGAAAAGGTGCTTTTATACGCTTGCAGATAGAAAAAGGTGCAGATGAGCAACTTATAGATTTTTTAAGTTCTCATATGAATATTTTTCATAAGGATATTTATGAATACAGCATACTTTTAAATTTGCCATCACTATGGCAAATCATCTCTAATAAAGAGTTTACTCATTTATTGAGTCCAGTTTATACACCAAAAATCTTACCGCCTTTTGGAGACAATGTTTCTATTTTTAGTGCGATAGATAAACAAGATATTTTAGCTATACAGCCTTATGAGAGTTTTGAGCCTGTGTATCAGTTTATCAAAGAAGCAAGTAAAGATCCTAAGGTTGTTTCTATAAGAATGACACTTTATAGGGTGGAAAAAAACTCTAGCATTGTTCAAGCTTTGATTGATGCTGCAAGTGAAGGTAAGCAAGTTACTGTGATGGTTGAATTAAAGGCGCGCTTTGATGAAGAAAATAACTTACACTGGGCAAAATCACTAGAAAATGCAGGGGCTCATGTGATATATGGAATCACTGGTTTTAAAGTGCATGCAAAAGTAGCGCAAGTGATTAGAAAAGAAGGGGATAAGTTAAAAATTTACAACCATCTTAGTACAGGAAATTATAACGCAAGCTCGGCTAAAATTTATACAGATGTAAGCTATTTTACTTCTAAAGAAGAATACTCGCAAGATACGACAACTTTTTTTCATATCCTTTCAGGATATAGCAAAAGTCGCCGCTTAAAAACTTTATCGATGAGTCCAAAGCAAATTAAAGAAAGAATTTTAGATATGATAGCTACAGAAATAAGCTATGGTAAAAATGGAATGATTATAGCAAAAATGAATGCTTTGGTAGATGGAGAAGTGATTGAAGCTTTATATAATGCCTCTAATAAAGGTGTAAAAACAGAACTAATCGTGCGTGGAATTTGTTGTTTAAGACCTGGAGTAAAAGGTTATAGTGAAAATATAAAAGTTAGAAGTATAGTAGGAAAATACTTAGAGCATGCTAGAATTTTATACTTCAAACACACAGCGCCTAATTATTTCATTTCAAGTGCTGATTGGATGCCAAGAAACTTAGAAAGAAGACTAGAGCTAATGACTCCTATTTTTGATGAGCATTCTCGTGCAAAGTTAGCTCAAATTTTAAAACTACAATTAAGCGATAATGATTTAGCTTATGAGTTAGATAGTGAAGGAGTATATCGTAAAGTTATTTTAAGTGATGCAGAAAAAAATAATAATTCTCAGCAAATCTTAGAAGAATATATTAGTAGAATTTTTAATACCTTGAAAAAAGATACCGATCACAGTAGAGCAGCGCATTTAGCGACAAAGCTTTTTAGAGATAGCTAA
- the nrfH gene encoding cytochrome c nitrite reductase small subunit: MKKANSKLFAVFLFLLVILAGVGMYTFHNAKGTSYFSDASESCNNCHIMNEVYNDYLKASHSKEIDGKPRATCNDCHLPHSFFEKWIAKAQSGLGHAYAFTFKLDSLPTHLSANAKSKEIVQNNCIECHKEIASNTINPTLDPHKQDNALNCVSCHQGVGHKRGF, translated from the coding sequence TTGAAAAAAGCAAACTCAAAACTTTTTGCTGTTTTCCTCTTCTTACTTGTAATTTTAGCAGGAGTTGGAATGTATACTTTCCATAATGCTAAAGGCACTTCTTATTTTAGTGATGCTAGTGAAAGCTGCAACAACTGTCATATTATGAACGAAGTTTATAATGACTATTTAAAAGCTTCACACTCCAAAGAAATTGATGGTAAACCAAGAGCAACCTGTAATGATTGTCATTTACCACATAGTTTCTTTGAAAAATGGATTGCTAAAGCTCAAAGTGGTTTAGGACATGCTTATGCATTTACTTTCAAACTAGATTCTCTACCAACGCATTTAAGCGCAAATGCAAAAAGTAAAGAAATAGTGCAAAATAACTGTATAGAATGTCACAAAGAGATTGCAAGTAACACCATCAACCCTACTCTAGATCCACATAAGCAAGACAATGCTTTAAACTGTGTATCTTGTCACCAAGGCGTTGGACACAAAAGAGGATTTTAA
- a CDS encoding ammonia-forming cytochrome c nitrite reductase subunit c552, with protein sequence MNNKGILYSAISATIVAIAGVLWLNQDITAKTNDSVGGIISQEIVKLGDENPTFDYWGKNFPDYLDMHTAVEKQTPNATEFGGNLAYSKLIRYPQLTILWAGYPFSIDANEERGHFWVQVDQMDTARNNKDFLNAHGFAGFGGQPTACMNCHSGWTPWLLNNTAKGDWVAFNSAKYWTMIKTVPAVNGAKENSPEHSGPHGGKRMGVTCADCHSPTDMSLRLTRPALINALISRGYEADEKQGVKASRSEMRTLVCSQCHVEYYFKPTGTKVKTIGESIANDSSKKWWNGTQKTYDEFDSWRDGNKPVEIEVDGIELAFPWSEWKKDEPFRIEMFDDYYEKNRENFPSDWVHKITKAPMLKIQHPESELYSGGVHAANGVSCADCHMPYIRKGAKKVTNHNITSPLVDINSACKTCHTQSEGYLAKQVKDIQNSVAHDLRTAEYSLVSLIKDVEVIRAELGKMPKFQTDGKADDAKISAELKEVLELHRKSQVRADFVGAENSTGFHNPREASRMLLQSVDMSRQGQTKLVEIATKNGIKDFKTSNLGFEDIQKFNPGEIHYKIDLNDNKAGDRYYKHQEINGNPPAKLLEDDKNLKPYNYKVID encoded by the coding sequence ATGAATAACAAAGGCATTTTATATAGTGCTATTAGTGCTACTATAGTAGCAATTGCAGGTGTGCTGTGGCTAAACCAAGACATCACAGCTAAAACAAATGATTCAGTAGGTGGAATTATCTCTCAAGAGATTGTAAAACTTGGTGATGAAAATCCTACATTTGATTATTGGGGGAAAAATTTTCCTGATTATTTAGATATGCATACAGCAGTAGAAAAACAAACACCTAACGCAACAGAATTTGGTGGAAACTTAGCCTACTCAAAATTAATCCGCTATCCACAACTTACTATTCTTTGGGCTGGATATCCATTTAGTATTGATGCAAATGAAGAAAGAGGTCATTTTTGGGTTCAAGTTGACCAAATGGATACCGCTAGAAATAATAAAGATTTCTTAAATGCACACGGTTTTGCAGGATTCGGTGGTCAACCAACAGCTTGTATGAACTGCCATAGCGGATGGACTCCTTGGCTTTTAAATAATACGGCAAAAGGTGATTGGGTAGCATTTAACTCTGCAAAATATTGGACTATGATCAAAACAGTTCCTGCAGTAAACGGAGCTAAAGAAAACTCACCTGAGCATAGCGGGCCACATGGCGGGAAAAGAATGGGTGTTACTTGTGCAGACTGTCACAGCCCTACGGATATGAGTTTAAGACTTACAAGACCAGCTTTAATTAATGCACTCATTTCAAGAGGTTATGAAGCAGATGAAAAACAAGGTGTGAAAGCTTCAAGAAGCGAAATGAGAACTTTGGTATGCTCTCAATGTCACGTTGAATACTACTTTAAGCCAACCGGTACCAAAGTAAAAACTATTGGTGAAAGTATAGCTAATGATAGTTCTAAAAAATGGTGGAATGGCACTCAAAAAACTTATGATGAGTTTGACTCTTGGAGAGATGGTAATAAACCAGTTGAAATTGAGGTTGATGGTATAGAACTAGCATTTCCTTGGAGTGAGTGGAAAAAAGACGAACCATTTAGAATAGAAATGTTTGATGATTATTATGAAAAAAATAGAGAAAATTTTCCAAGCGATTGGGTTCATAAAATCACTAAAGCACCTATGCTAAAAATTCAACACCCAGAAAGCGAGCTTTATAGTGGTGGCGTACATGCTGCAAATGGTGTAAGTTGTGCAGATTGTCACATGCCTTATATTAGAAAAGGTGCAAAAAAAGTTACCAACCATAACATCACTTCACCTTTAGTTGATATCAACTCAGCTTGTAAAACTTGCCATACACAAAGTGAAGGTTATTTGGCTAAACAGGTTAAAGATATCCAAAATTCAGTAGCACACGATTTAAGAACAGCTGAATACTCTTTAGTAAGTTTAATCAAAGATGTAGAAGTCATTCGTGCAGAACTTGGCAAAATGCCTAAATTCCAAACCGATGGTAAGGCAGATGATGCTAAAATTTCAGCCGAATTAAAAGAAGTATTAGAACTTCATAGAAAATCTCAAGTAAGAGCGGACTTTGTGGGTGCTGAAAATTCAACAGGTTTCCATAATCCTAGAGAAGCTTCAAGAATGCTTTTACAATCAGTTGATATGTCAAGACAAGGACAAACTAAACTAGTAGAAATTGCAACCAAAAATGGCATTAAAGATTTTAAAACTTCAAATTTAGGTTTTGAAGATATCCAAAAATTCAACCCAGGTGAAATTCACTACAAAATAGACTTAAATGACAATAAAGCTGGCGATCGTTATTATAAACACCAAGAAATAAATGGTAATCCACCAGCAAAACTTCTTGAAGATGATAAAAATCTAAAACCTTATAACTATAAAGTAATAGATTAA
- the thiC gene encoding phosphomethylpyrimidine synthase ThiC, translating into MKTQMSYAKEGIFTKQMQIVAQKEQVSEDFLLENIACGKIIIPANINHKALDSNGIGYGLKTKVNVNLGVSNDCVDYSEEMKKVELAHKFNIEAIMDLSNYGKTSRFRDELITTSKAMIGTVPVYDAVGFLEKDLKDIKAKDFLDVVYHHAKSGVDFMTIHAGINSRAARVFKECDRITNIVSRGGSVLYAWMQMNDAENPFYEYFDDLLAICKEFDVTLSLGDALRPGCTHDASDGAQIAELIELSLLTKRAWAQDVQVMIEGPGHMAINEIEANMQLEKRICNGAPFYVLGPLVTDIGAGYDHISGAIGGAVAAAAGADILCYVTPAEHLRLPNLEDVRDGIVATKIAAHAGDIAKLPKERKIDDVMSKARQDIDWEKMFKLAIDGEKAKRMFNERRPEELNSCSMCGKMCAMNTMNQILKGEDVSLVKS; encoded by the coding sequence ATGAAAACTCAAATGTCTTATGCAAAAGAAGGAATTTTCACAAAACAAATGCAGATTGTGGCGCAAAAAGAACAAGTAAGTGAAGATTTTTTGCTTGAAAATATTGCATGCGGAAAGATTATCATTCCTGCTAATATTAATCACAAAGCATTAGATTCAAATGGTATTGGTTATGGACTTAAAACAAAAGTAAATGTAAATTTAGGTGTTTCAAATGACTGTGTAGATTATAGTGAAGAGATGAAAAAGGTAGAATTGGCTCATAAGTTTAATATTGAAGCTATTATGGATCTTAGTAATTATGGTAAAACTAGTCGTTTTAGAGATGAATTAATTACTACTTCAAAAGCTATGATAGGCACTGTGCCTGTTTATGATGCGGTAGGTTTTTTGGAAAAAGATTTAAAAGATATTAAAGCAAAAGATTTTTTAGATGTAGTATATCATCATGCTAAAAGTGGAGTGGATTTTATGACAATTCATGCAGGGATAAATTCTCGTGCTGCTAGGGTTTTTAAAGAGTGTGATAGAATTACTAATATAGTTTCAAGAGGAGGCTCAGTTCTTTATGCTTGGATGCAAATGAATGATGCTGAAAATCCATTTTACGAGTATTTTGATGATTTGCTTGCTATTTGCAAAGAATTTGATGTGACACTTTCTTTGGGTGATGCTTTAAGACCTGGTTGTACGCATGATGCAAGCGATGGAGCTCAAATTGCTGAACTTATAGAACTTTCATTATTAACTAAAAGGGCATGGGCTCAAGATGTGCAGGTGATGATAGAAGGACCCGGTCATATGGCTATTAACGAAATAGAAGCTAATATGCAACTTGAAAAAAGAATTTGTAACGGCGCGCCATTTTATGTTTTAGGACCTTTAGTAACAGATATAGGCGCAGGGTATGATCACATCAGCGGGGCTATCGGCGGGGCTGTGGCTGCTGCGGCTGGTGCGGATATACTTTGCTATGTTACACCTGCTGAGCATTTAAGACTTCCAAATTTAGAAGATGTAAGAGATGGTATAGTTGCTACTAAAATTGCAGCCCACGCAGGAGATATTGCAAAGTTGCCAAAGGAAAGAAAAATAGATGATGTAATGAGTAAAGCTAGACAAGATATTGATTGGGAGAAAATGTTTAAATTAGCAATCGATGGAGAAAAAGCAAAAAGAATGTTTAATGAAAGAAGGCCCGAAGAGCTTAATTCTTGCTCAATGTGTGGAAAAATGTGTGCGATGAATACTATGAATCAAATTTTAAAAGGCGAAGATGTAAGTTTGGTAAAATCTTAA
- a CDS encoding 3'-5' exonuclease, protein MSQQQIDDLIIKLSKENKPFPWVLKELEKIEELKHYDFDLYLFELLGLGVELNTQNCLCLKTKKTKIKNEVFCVVDIESTGGIKSGQILEIGAVKIQNFKEIDRFESFIKVDFIPENITELTGISLDMVKNAPSLKTVLNDFKLFLKDSIFVAHNVRFDYHFMSKAMRENDFGVLLNKRLCTIDLAKKCIESPKYGLDTLKEFLCIESKHHRALSDALAASEILKYCLKKIPFYIKTTEELLHFSKQAKNQIKK, encoded by the coding sequence TTGAGCCAACAACAAATCGATGATTTAATCATCAAGCTAAGCAAAGAAAATAAACCTTTTCCTTGGGTTTTAAAAGAACTTGAGAAAATAGAAGAATTAAAACACTATGATTTTGATTTATATCTTTTTGAGCTTTTAGGATTAGGGGTAGAGCTTAATACGCAAAATTGTTTGTGTTTGAAAACAAAAAAAACAAAAATCAAAAATGAAGTATTTTGTGTGGTAGATATTGAAAGCACAGGCGGGATAAAAAGTGGCCAAATTTTAGAAATCGGCGCGGTAAAAATTCAAAATTTTAAAGAAATTGATAGATTTGAAAGTTTTATTAAGGTTGATTTTATACCTGAAAATATTACCGAATTAACTGGGATTAGTTTGGATATGGTAAAAAATGCACCTTCTTTAAAAACTGTGCTAAATGACTTTAAGTTATTTTTAAAAGATAGTATTTTTGTAGCACATAATGTGCGTTTTGATTATCATTTTATGTCTAAGGCTATGCGTGAAAATGATTTTGGTGTACTTTTAAATAAAAGATTATGTACAATTGATTTAGCTAAAAAATGTATCGAAAGTCCTAAATATGGTCTTGATACTCTAAAAGAGTTTTTGTGTATTGAAAGTAAACATCATAGAGCCTTAAGTGATGCTTTGGCTGCGAGTGAAATTTTAAAATACTGTCTTAAAAAAATTCCTTTTTATATAAAAACTACCGAAGAATTGTTACATTTTAGCAAGCAAGCTAAAAATCAAATAAAAAAATAA
- the rpe gene encoding ribulose-phosphate 3-epimerase, whose translation MYVAPSLLSANFLNLEKGIKEVCEAGADLLHIDVMDGHFVPNLTFGPCVVENISKITSVPLDVHLMVHNVNSFVNLFVPIKPKFISFHAEAENHPIRVCEYIRKNGIHPAIVLNPHTPVSSIEHILEFVDMVLLMSVNPGFGGQSFLPLVYDKIRQLREMIDRKNLKVFIEVDGGVNGLNAPDLDEAGADILVAGSYIFSSQDKKTAINSLKLEF comes from the coding sequence ATGTATGTAGCGCCAAGTTTATTGTCTGCAAATTTTTTGAATTTAGAAAAAGGTATTAAAGAAGTATGTGAAGCAGGAGCTGATTTATTGCACATTGATGTGATGGATGGTCATTTTGTGCCAAATTTGACTTTTGGACCTTGTGTAGTCGAAAATATATCAAAAATCACTTCTGTTCCTTTAGATGTGCATTTAATGGTGCATAATGTAAATAGCTTTGTGAACTTGTTTGTCCCAATAAAACCAAAATTTATTAGCTTTCATGCAGAGGCTGAAAATCATCCTATTAGGGTGTGTGAGTATATAAGAAAAAACGGCATTCATCCTGCTATTGTTTTAAATCCACATACTCCAGTTTCAAGCATAGAACATATTTTAGAATTTGTAGATATGGTGCTTTTAATGAGTGTTAATCCAGGCTTTGGCGGGCAAAGTTTTTTACCTTTAGTGTATGATAAAATTCGCCAACTAAGAGAAATGATAGATAGAAAAAATTTAAAAGTTTTTATAGAGGTTGATGGTGGGGTAAATGGCTTAAATGCACCTGATTTGGATGAAGCAGGGGCTGATATTTTAGTCGCGGGTAGTTATATTTTTTCTTCACAAGATAAAAAAACAGCAATTAATTCTTTAAAGCTTGAATTTTGA